CTTCGCGGTCGTGGATGACGAGTGCCTTGCCCTGCCGTTTGGCGATCTCGATGTGGGCACGGAAGGACCGCTCCTGCGCGGCCATCCCCTCCGGTCCGGTACGGAAGTAGTCCAGCCCGGTCTCGCCGACCGCCTTCACGTGGTCGAGGGCGGCCAGCGCCTCGATCTCGGCGAGCGCCTCGTCCAGCGCCCCCTCGCCGCCGCCGGCCCTGGCTCCCTGCCGCGACCATCCGTCGGGATCCCCCAAGACGATGCGGGGGGCTTCGTTCGGGTGAAGGGCGACGGCCGCATGGACGTTCTCGTACGCGGCGGCGGTCTCGGCGGCCCACCGGGAGCCCTTCACGTCGCAGCCCACCTGGACGACGGTGGTCACGCCGACCGAGGCGGCCTTCGCGAGGCCCTCCTCGACGGTGCCCGCCTGCATGTCGAGGTGGGTGTGCGAGTCCGCCACCGCCACCCGGAGGGGTTCGGGCAGCGGAGGCAGTGCGTCCTTGGAGGCGGAGGAAGGGCTCATACGGCCGATCTTATGACCGGCGGAAGACGCCCATCAGGCGGGAGAGCCGGCCCCGGCGCTCCAGGGGCTGGTCGACGGCGACGGGCCCGGGGGAGTCGTGCGTCCCCTTGCGGGGCTTCGGGGTCCGGGGGACGTTCGCTCCGGCCGGCACCGGTCCGGCGATCCCGGGGGCGATCTGGTGGTGGTAGAGGTGGTCGATCATGCCGAGCACCGAGGAGACCTGGCCCGCGCGCATGATCCGTACGACGTGTCCGCCGCAGTTCATGCAGGTCGGGTTGGACAGCGGGGAGGGCACCCGCTCGCCGTTGACCGTGTACATGATGAACGGCTCGCCCCGGCCGTCGACGTGGTGCTCGATGGCGTACCCCTGCTCCCAGGCGTACCCGCACCTCATGCACGCGAAGGAGTAGGCCTCGTACACGGTCTGCACGCCGGGGCTGGAGGCGGCGGCAGGGACTGCGGCGGGTACCGCGACGGGGACGGGTACCGGGGTGTCAGCGATCTCACTCATGCCAGCTCCTCTTGTTCCACTGGTGCCATTGCCAGTGGACGCCTCTTCAGGCGGGAGCGCATCAGGCCCTGTCTACTGTTGGACGGTCTTTGGGCGAGTCCATGCCCAAAGCGCCCGGTGCGCGGTCTGAGCTTTGCTT
Above is a genomic segment from Streptomyces sp. NBC_01233 containing:
- a CDS encoding TatD family hydrolase; this translates as MSPSSASKDALPPLPEPLRVAVADSHTHLDMQAGTVEEGLAKAASVGVTTVVQVGCDVKGSRWAAETAAAYENVHAAVALHPNEAPRIVLGDPDGWSRQGARAGGGEGALDEALAEIEALAALDHVKAVGETGLDYFRTGPEGMAAQERSFRAHIEIAKRQGKALVIHDREAHADVLRVLREEGAPERTVFHCYSGDADMARECAAAGYYMSFAGTVTFKNAAPLREALAGAPLELVLVETDAPYLTPAPYRGRPNAPYLIPLTVRAMAAVRGIDEDAMATALAANTARAFAY